A DNA window from Coffea arabica cultivar ET-39 chromosome 6c, Coffea Arabica ET-39 HiFi, whole genome shotgun sequence contains the following coding sequences:
- the LOC113693368 gene encoding 6,7,8-trihydroxycoumarin synthase-like isoform X2 produces the protein MVFVKNELRKRGRSLIDQILVIRFQRKMAWLFLCSILPLILIFLLQKTKKSKKTRGPPGPPGLPFIGNLHQLDSAKPHEYLWKLSKKYGPLMSLRIGSVPVVVISSSKMAKEALKTHDLVFSGRRAYVSHQKLSYNGRDVAFSPYGEYWRQMRKKYDEEGHERKRFDQILQESQAMMAGFFISDYLPSLSWIDKLSGMFARLEKNFKDLDLFYQELIDEHLNPNRPETMKDDVLDILIQIKQEQSSGFELTWDHIKALLMNIFIAGTDTSAATVVWAMTALMKNPSALKKVQAEIRDLVGQKGAVVGEKLQQLRYLDAVIKEALRLYPPAPVLVARETTQSCNIEGYEIGSKTLVYINDWAISRDPENWERPDEFIPERFLNNAIDVRGNDFEVIPFGAGRRGCPGIHLGLSTVKLALANLLYSFEWELPSGIRAEDIDTDVLPGITMHKKNALCILAKEYLHKSS, from the exons ATGGTTTTTGTCAAGAATGAACTTAGAAAAAGGGGAAGAAGTTTGATTGACCAAATTCTAGTGATcagatttcaaagaaaaatggcaTGGCTTTTCCTATGCTCAATTCTTCCTTTGATACTTATTTTCCTTCTtcaaaaaaccaagaaaagcaaaaaaactCGTGGTCCACCAGGTCCTCCAGGGCTTCCCTTCATTGGAAATTTGCACCAATTGGATAGTGCAAAGCCTCATGAGTACCTGTGGAAACTCTCCAAGAAGTACGGGCCTCTCATGTCTTTAAGGATTGGTTCTGTGCCAGTAGTTGTGATTTCTTCATCGAAAATGGCAAAAGAAGCCCTGAAAACCCATGATCTTGTATTCTCTGGAAGGAGAGCTTATGTTAGCCATCAAAAATTATCATACAACGGCCGGGATGTTGCATTTTCACCTTATGGTGAGTATTGGAGGCAGATGAGGAAG AAATATGATGAAGAAGGGCATGAAAGGAAGAGGTTTGATCAAATTTTACAAGAATCTCAGGCCATGATGGCAGGGTTTTTCATCTCTGATTACCTTCCTTCATTGAGCTGGATTGATAAGCTCTCAGGGATGTTTGCTCGTCTTGAGAAGAATTTTAAGGACTTGGATTTGTTCTACCAAGAGCTCATAGATGAGCACCTCAATCCAAATAGGCCAGAAACAATGAAGGATGATGTTCTTGATATCTTGATCCAGATAAAACAAGAACAATCATCAGGATTTGAACTTACTTGGGATCACATCAAAGCATTGCTCATG AATATATTCATAGCTGGAACAGACACAAGTGCAGCCACAGTTGTTTGGGCTATGACAGCCCTGATGAAGAATCCTTCCGCATTAAAGAAAGTACAAGCTGAAATTAGAGATTTGGTTGGACAAAAAGGAGCTGTAGTAGGAGAGAAACTTCAGCAGCTTCGCTATTTAGATGCAGTAATAAAGGAAGCTCTAAGATTGTATCCCCCTGCACCAGTTCTAGTGGCAAGAGAAACTACACAAAGTTGCAACATAGAAGGCTATGAAATTGGATCCAAAACCTTAGTTTACATTAATGATTGGGCTATATCTAGAGATCCTGAAAACTGGGAAAGGCCAGATGAATTCATTCCTGAGAGATTCTTGAACAATGCTATTGATGTCAGGGGAAATGATTTTGAAGTGATTCCATTTGGTGCCGGAAGAAGAGGATGCCCTGGAATTCATCTGGGACTGTCAACTGTGAAACTTGCACTCGCGAACCTTCTTTACTCCTTTGAATGGGAATTGCCTTCTGGGATCAGAGCAGAGGATATTGATACTGATGTTTTGCCAGGAATAACCATGCACAAGAAAAATGCTCTCTGCATTTTGGCCAAGGAATATCTTCATAAAAGCTCTTAA
- the LOC113693368 gene encoding 6,7,8-trihydroxycoumarin synthase-like isoform X1, which produces MVFVKNELRKRGRSLIDQILVIRFQRKMAWLFLCSILPLILIFLLQKTKKSKKTRGPPGPPGLPFIGNLHQLDSAKPHEYLWKLSKKYGPLMSLRIGSVPVVVISSSKMAKEALKTHDLVFSGRRAYVSHQKLSYNGRDVAFSPYGEYWRQMRKVCVLHLFSLSRVQSFSPIIQDEISHLIQKISNLSCASKVINLSSIMTSLGSTIICRIAFGKKYDEEGHERKRFDQILQESQAMMAGFFISDYLPSLSWIDKLSGMFARLEKNFKDLDLFYQELIDEHLNPNRPETMKDDVLDILIQIKQEQSSGFELTWDHIKALLMNIFIAGTDTSAATVVWAMTALMKNPSALKKVQAEIRDLVGQKGAVVGEKLQQLRYLDAVIKEALRLYPPAPVLVARETTQSCNIEGYEIGSKTLVYINDWAISRDPENWERPDEFIPERFLNNAIDVRGNDFEVIPFGAGRRGCPGIHLGLSTVKLALANLLYSFEWELPSGIRAEDIDTDVLPGITMHKKNALCILAKEYLHKSS; this is translated from the exons ATGGTTTTTGTCAAGAATGAACTTAGAAAAAGGGGAAGAAGTTTGATTGACCAAATTCTAGTGATcagatttcaaagaaaaatggcaTGGCTTTTCCTATGCTCAATTCTTCCTTTGATACTTATTTTCCTTCTtcaaaaaaccaagaaaagcaaaaaaactCGTGGTCCACCAGGTCCTCCAGGGCTTCCCTTCATTGGAAATTTGCACCAATTGGATAGTGCAAAGCCTCATGAGTACCTGTGGAAACTCTCCAAGAAGTACGGGCCTCTCATGTCTTTAAGGATTGGTTCTGTGCCAGTAGTTGTGATTTCTTCATCGAAAATGGCAAAAGAAGCCCTGAAAACCCATGATCTTGTATTCTCTGGAAGGAGAGCTTATGTTAGCCATCAAAAATTATCATACAACGGCCGGGATGTTGCATTTTCACCTTATGGTGAGTATTGGAGGCAGATGAGGAAGGTTTGTGTTCTTCATCTCTTTAGCCTCAGTAGAGTTCAATCCTTTTCGCCAATTATTCAGGACGAAATTTCCCACTTAATACAGAAGATATCAAATCTTTCTTGTGCATCTAAAGTAATCAATTTAAGTTCAATTATGACGTCGCTTGGTAGCACGATAATTTGTCGAATTGCTTTTGGTAAGAAATATGATGAAGAAGGGCATGAAAGGAAGAGGTTTGATCAAATTTTACAAGAATCTCAGGCCATGATGGCAGGGTTTTTCATCTCTGATTACCTTCCTTCATTGAGCTGGATTGATAAGCTCTCAGGGATGTTTGCTCGTCTTGAGAAGAATTTTAAGGACTTGGATTTGTTCTACCAAGAGCTCATAGATGAGCACCTCAATCCAAATAGGCCAGAAACAATGAAGGATGATGTTCTTGATATCTTGATCCAGATAAAACAAGAACAATCATCAGGATTTGAACTTACTTGGGATCACATCAAAGCATTGCTCATG AATATATTCATAGCTGGAACAGACACAAGTGCAGCCACAGTTGTTTGGGCTATGACAGCCCTGATGAAGAATCCTTCCGCATTAAAGAAAGTACAAGCTGAAATTAGAGATTTGGTTGGACAAAAAGGAGCTGTAGTAGGAGAGAAACTTCAGCAGCTTCGCTATTTAGATGCAGTAATAAAGGAAGCTCTAAGATTGTATCCCCCTGCACCAGTTCTAGTGGCAAGAGAAACTACACAAAGTTGCAACATAGAAGGCTATGAAATTGGATCCAAAACCTTAGTTTACATTAATGATTGGGCTATATCTAGAGATCCTGAAAACTGGGAAAGGCCAGATGAATTCATTCCTGAGAGATTCTTGAACAATGCTATTGATGTCAGGGGAAATGATTTTGAAGTGATTCCATTTGGTGCCGGAAGAAGAGGATGCCCTGGAATTCATCTGGGACTGTCAACTGTGAAACTTGCACTCGCGAACCTTCTTTACTCCTTTGAATGGGAATTGCCTTCTGGGATCAGAGCAGAGGATATTGATACTGATGTTTTGCCAGGAATAACCATGCACAAGAAAAATGCTCTCTGCATTTTGGCCAAGGAATATCTTCATAAAAGCTCTTAA